The window TGAGGAATGAGAAGGGAGTATCCCACTTTCGCACCTGGCCCTCATCCCCCAGCCCCTTCTTCCAACCTTGGGAGAAGGGGAGCAAGATAAAAGCACTCAAAGTCTTTCGCCCAGAATTGGGAGAGGGATTTTAGGGTGGGAGCCACGCAATATTTGCGCAAAAGTGGGATGCACCCAATAGAGCTTTGATGTCCTGAACTAATCTGAAGGCCTTCCCCAAGTCATATTTTTCCAAGATATTTTCGCTTTTTGAATCGAATGCTCAAAGTATGAAGTTCATACATGGATATAGCTCTAAGGGTTCTGTGCCCAGGCTTTCTGAATTGCTTCTCACGTTTTTCACTTTTTCACTTTACATTCGTAGCTTGTGACATCTAATTTTTGGAAATCAACTCTCTACTTCAGTCAGATTGATTATTCCAACCAGATGTCTACGAACAGGTTAATGTTCATCGTTCACTGTCGATAGAGCCTAAAGATTTTCTGCTTTAGGCAGACTTGAAATGTGAAGGAAATAATAGCTCTACTTTGTGAGCTTAGAGTTTTTAGGAGATATCAACATTATGAAATATATTCGACAAAGCCTACTTTTTCTACTTGTAGGGTTAGGAACGGCTCCATTTTTAGTCTCTTGTGATCAGGCTCCACCCCAGCCTAATGGGCAAGTTGAAATACCGGGTGAAGAGGCTCCGCAGGATCTATCTGGCGAAGCTCCGGCTGACCCGAGTGTTCCCGACAGTGCTATCAGTCCTGACAGTGATCCTGCCGCGCAGGGGGAACCCTCTGATCCTGCTGCTCAAGGTGGTCCTTCGGATCTTCCTCCCTTAGATCTAGAGCAATCTGCTCCTGATGCGGTTGAGCCTCAGGGTTCATTAGAAGAGCCACAAGGTTCAGAGTTGCCTCTGATAACAGAACCCGATCCATCCGCAGAGGAAGCTCCTCCTGTAGAGTAGTGCGTCGATTTATGTCTGGGTGCTGCTGAAGTAGATATTTGCTCGCTCCAAAAGTTGATATACCAAACGTGAGGACAATGTATGAGAATCTGCACGAGTGCTACCCTGGCTAAAATTTTGTTGGGTATTGCTGGCGCTGGCGCCCTAATTGTTGCGCCTGTTAGAGCTGAGACTACTCCAGTGGGCGGCTCATCCGAGGCTCTGAGTGAACCGCAATCTGCTTCTGATGCCTCATCGCCTTCTGGTGCTGAGCAACTACTGCCGCTGGACCCACCTTCTGCTCCGGTTGAGCCTGCTGGAGCAGCCACTCAGCTGGAACCTGTAACACCGGCTTCGTCTTTAGAGTCGCCCGCTCAGGCTGCCCCTGAGTCAATCGGAGGCGCAGAATCTTTTGAGGCAACGGAGCCTACTGATGCCTCTACTCCTGAAGGTGATGTGCTATCCGAGGATAGTGACGCCACTTCTTCAGAAATTGAAGAGGAAGTGCCTGTCGATGACGTAGAGGCTGTCGAAGGCACTGAAGAGGGTACTGAGGCTACCGTCGAGGAAGAAGATGCCTCTCCGATTGGGGGGACTGAAGACGTTCCTCCAGCAGATGATGATCTATCCGGCCCTATTGAGGGCAGTGTTGATTCAGAGGACGCGGCCCCAGCGGATCCTTCTCTGATTGATGAGGATAGCTCGATAGACGCTCCTGAAGAGGCCTTACCTTCTGAAAGCGATATTTCTCCCAGCTCTTCTGTGCCCAGCTCTGCTGAGGCTCCGCAGCTAGTGGCTGAGGGGGGTGAGCCTTCTGCGCCGCCAGAGGCTAGCTCAGAGGACGTGAGTCCGGCTGGTGAAGCTGCTCCTGTTGATGAGAGCGTACCTTCTGATTCTGCTGCACCTAACGCAGCGCCAGTTAGCGATCAAGAACTACAGCAGTTTGCCAATACGGTGCCGGAGCTGAGAACGATCGAGCAGGGCACGCAGCAGGAGATTTCGGGAGTGATTCAAGGCTCTGGATTTGATGAAGCTCGATTCAACGAAATCTATCAGTCTCAGCAGTCGCCGGATGCTCCTGCTGCGGCAGAGGTGACAGAGGAAGAAAAGCAGTCTTTCACTCAGGCTCTCTCTGACATCCAAGTGATAGAGGAGAAGAGTAAGGTTGAGCAGGAAAAAGTCATTCAATCGCAGGGTTTGGAGCCTGAGCGGTTTATGGAAATTTTAATTTCTCTTCGACAGGATCCGTCTCTGCAGACAAAGGTGCAGCAAATGATTCCTAACTAGCGATTATTGATTGTTTCCAAGTCGTTGATATTTGAGATTACGGTGGTGTCTGAGCGTCACCGTAATTTTTTTTGTAATGAGATGAACCGCGATTAATTCCCAAGACAGCGATAATGTTAAAAGTATGACTGTCCCATGACATAGGATGAGATGACGTGTGAAGTTGCTAGTTGTTGAAGACGATGAACGAATTGCGGAGGCACTTGCTGAGGATCTGACTGAGCAAAACTATGCTGTCGAAGTTGCCTACGATGGTGAAGCGGGTTGGGGACTGCTGCAGGCTTTCACCTATGATCTTGTGCTGCTTGATGTGATGTTGCCAAAAATGGACGGCATTGAGTTATGCCAGCGTCTGCGAGCCCATGGTCAAAGCATGCCGGTGCTGATGTTGACGGCCCGCGATACGATTACAGATAAGGTGCTGGGGCTAGATGCGGGGGCCGATGACTATGTGATCAAGCCCTGTGCGTTGGAAGAGTTGTCGGCTCGAATCCGAGCTTTGCTGCGGCGGGGGAGTACGACGGCCCCTCCCGTACTGGAATGGGCTGATCTACAGCTTGATCCGAATACCTGTGAGGTTACCTATCAGGAGCAGTCGCTCAGTCTGACACCGAAAGAATATAGTTTGCTAGAGCTTTTTTTGCGCAATCAGCGACGGGTTTTTAGTCGGGCTCAAATTTTAGAGCATTTGTGGGCATTTGAAGTATTGCCAGAGGAAGATACGGTTAAGGCCCACATTAAGGGCTTGAGACATAAGCTCAAGTCCGCTGGTGCTTCTCCGGACTTAATCGAGACGGTCTATGGTTTTGGGTATCGACTTAAACAGGATCCGTAACCCATTATTCAAGGATTTACGCTGGCGCTTGTTGCTGTCTTATCTTGTTGTAATGGCGTCAATTCTGGCGGTTTTTGGTGCTGGTGTTTACAGTTTTTTCAGCCGCCGGTTCTATCGTCAAATTGATCAGCAACTGACGCTGTTGGCTCAGGCGGCTGCACCGTCTTTGTCAGATATTGAGCGAAGCGGCAGTCAATACCTCGATCGGGTCCCTGAGGTGCCTTGGCGAAACATTTTTAATCGTGACTACCAGAGTCTGGAATGGTTCAGTGCCAGTGGTGAGCTATTGGCGAGTAAGGGAAAGATCTCTTCTAGTCTGCCGCCCCGCTTGAAGTCTCAAGATCTGACCATTCTTTCAGAGCGGCCTTTGAAGGTGCGCATGTATACGATTTCGGTTCACAGCGATACGGATACTGTCAATGAACCGCTGCTGCGTGGATATATTCGCGCTAGCCAATCAACTGAAGAGGTCAAAAATGCTCAAAAACGTCTGGTGTGGGGGCTAGGCATGGGTGGAGGAGTTGCTTTGTGTTTTGTGGGTGTGGGCGGATTGTGGCTGACGGAGCGGGCTTTGCAGCCGATTGAACAAAGTTTTCGGCGATTGAAGCAATTTACTGCGGATGCGTCCCATGAGTTGCGCAGCCCTTTGACGGTGATTAAGACCTCGGCGGAGGTGATGCTGAATCATCCAGAGCGGGTTCACCCAAAAGATGCTCGCAAGCTGGCTGCGATTGTGGAGGCGACCGGACAGATTAATCATCTGGTGGAAGATCTTTTGTTTTTGGCCCGCACTGATGCTGTGGCGACTTGCTCATCTGTGCAGGATTGGATGCCTGTACAGCTTGATCAGGTGCTACGAGAGCAAACTGTTTGTCTAGAGGAGTCAGCACAGGCAAAAGGGATTACGCTGCAGTCTCAAAACTTAATTCCGATGCTGGTTGTGGGAGATGCCCACCAGCTCAGGCGTTTGTTCTCTAATTTGCTTCGTAATGCGCTGCAGTATACGCCGGGTGGAGGAACGGTGACGCTTTCTGTTGCGCGCCAGAATCAAACGGCGATTGTGATGGTTGAGGATACGGGGGTTGGGATTGATCGGGACCACTTCTCGCTGATTTTTGATCGCTTCTGGAGGGCAGAGTCTGCCCGGACGAGTCGCAAAGGAGGAATGGGTTTAGGACTTGCGATCGCAAAGTCAATCGCCAACGTCCATCAGGGCAAAATTACATTGACTAGCAAAGTCGGCGTCGGAAGCTGCTTCCGAGTTCATTTGCCTGCAGTACAGTTTCCTCGGCGACGGTTGCTTAATCAAGCGACGGCAGTGGAGACCTGTGAGAAAGCTTCAAATTCATGAAACAGTAAAGCTAGTCTTGCTGATGAGAAAATTGATAGCCTCCGATGCCCGCCAAGATCAAGGCCATCAGCAGCAGAATTGGCAGCGTAGACCAGGGAAAATCAGCGATAGGCTGGTATGCTGCCGCTCTTAGTCCCATGCTGGTATAAGTTAAAGGAAGAGCGTAAACCAATACCTTGAAGACCGGAGGCAAGCTGGTCGGATCGAAAAAAGTCCCCCCTAGAAAAGACATCGGCACAATTAAGAAGTTGTTGTAGAGGCCGACGCTTTCAATGGACTGTACGCTGAGTCCAGCCAAAACCCCCAGACCTGCGAATACCGCACAGTTTAAAACTAGCAGTGCGAGAAAGAGCGGATTGAGAAAGCTCAAAATCTTACCCGTAAATAAAATAGCGATCACGATCACCGATGATGAGGTTAATAGCCCGCGAGCCACCCCCGCCATCACCTTGCCCAGATAGAGCGAAAGGGGATGAATGGGCAGGAGCAGTAGTTCCTCAAATGTCTTGCTAAAGAGGCGATCGCCACAGATCGAAAATGTGGTACCCGCAAAGCAAATTGTCATAGAAGACAGAGCGATCATTCCCGGTAAAATAAATTCGAGATAATTGTCGCCCACAGCAGGTTTTGGCAGAGAATTTCCGAGACCTAACCCGAAGGCAAGAATGTAAATGAGCGGAGACACCATGCCAGAAGCCACGATTTGCTTGACCCGGACGCGCAAATCTAGCCACTCTCCCCAAAATATAGTGAGACTATCGAGCCATATCTCTATCAAAAAACTGCTTTTGCTCTGGTGTTTAACGGGAAGGTCAAGATTTAAGGTCACTGTTACGTATCGCTATTTTCTTTACTAATTGTTACAACAATATTGGGAGAGACACAAATTCCCCGAGATAGACTGCAGAGCCGAAGATTAGAGAAAGGGAATGCGATGCCAAACTTGCCGACGACGACAGAAACGCGAGCACAGCCACTCGCGGACACCTTTCGCATCTCGCCTTTGATTTGGGTGACGCTCTGGAGTCTTTATCTGGCTCTAATCGTGCCGTTACCCTATCTTGCTTGGGTCACGGGAGCCGATCTGCCGCTGTCTTGGTTTGTTCTGGGGTTAGTCGCGGGCGGCATTGCCCTGCAGGCTGCGCTGAGTGAAGAGGTTCGTCTAGATACTGAGGGCATTCATGTCTGCTATCCACGCTGGGTTCCGAGCCTATTTCGGCAGACTTGGTCTTTGCAGTGGTCAATGATTCAAGATATCAAAGCGCGAGCGACGGGGCAGGGCGGTCGCGTCTTTTACCTGATTAATTCTACAGAGACGGCCTACTTGCTGCCCATGCGCGTTGCCGGTTTTGCGCGCATGACTCAGAGAATTGAGGCAGAAACCGGTTTAAGAATGGAACACGTGAAACCTTTGGCGCAGGTCTGGATGTACAGCATTTTGCTGTTTTTTACGCTGTTGCTAGGGCTGGCAGATGCCTGGGTTTTCTGGACCGCCACAACTATTTGACGAGCTGAGACTCAACCATTGGAGACCTTAGCCGGCTGCCCAATAGAGACACTATGGCTTCCGGCTCTACCTCTGTAGACAGAACTATGGGCTTCAGATGATTGGATCGTCTGCGATGACGGTTCCTGGATCTCTGGTGGTGAGATTGTGGGTCTGTTCCCTTGGGAAACCAAGTCTTCCATGTTCATGCGATACCCAACGTTGCGCACCGTTTGAATCAACTGCGGCCGCTGGGGGGTATTTTCAATCTTTTTGCGGAGAGACAGAATGTGGGTGTCAACCGTACGCGGGTTATCAATATTTTCGGGCCACGCTCTCTGGAGCAGCTCAACTCGACTAAGAGCTGCTCCACCGGCCTGCACTAGTACATACAGAAGACTAAATTCTTGAGGTGTCAGATCAATCAGGTCCTGTGTGTAGTGAACCTGCCGCTGAACCAAGTCTATTTTGAGGTCTCCGAACCGAAGCTGGCTAGGGAGAGACGCCTGATTTCGTCGAGTTAGGGCTTCGACCCGCGCCATAAACTCCTGCATGCCGAAGGGCTTGGTCATGTAGTCATCGGCTCCAGCCTTCAGGCCCGCGACAATATCGGCTTCGCTATCTTGGGCTGAGAGCATGAGGACTAGTGTGCTGGGCTGGCGCTGCAGCCACTGACAGAATTCAAGGCCGTGTCCATCGGGTAGGTCGGAATCAATGATGACGGCTTCTGGCTGCTGCTGACTAAAGATATCCTGTGCTTGCTGCAGGGATGATGCAAGGGAAATAACGTACTTTGCCTGCTGTAAATGCCACCCTAAAAGAGAACGTAGGTGTGGATTAGCCTCAGTGATAAGAATGTGAAGAGCGCTCACGAAGGATATTATCCTTATGATTTTAAGATTCTAAGAATAAGCTAGCAGAAAAGTTATTTTGCTT of the Acaryochloris thomasi RCC1774 genome contains:
- a CDS encoding DUF4168 domain-containing protein; amino-acid sequence: MRICTSATLAKILLGIAGAGALIVAPVRAETTPVGGSSEALSEPQSASDASSPSGAEQLLPLDPPSAPVEPAGAATQLEPVTPASSLESPAQAAPESIGGAESFEATEPTDASTPEGDVLSEDSDATSSEIEEEVPVDDVEAVEGTEEGTEATVEEEDASPIGGTEDVPPADDDLSGPIEGSVDSEDAAPADPSLIDEDSSIDAPEEALPSESDISPSSSVPSSAEAPQLVAEGGEPSAPPEASSEDVSPAGEAAPVDESVPSDSAAPNAAPVSDQELQQFANTVPELRTIEQGTQQEISGVIQGSGFDEARFNEIYQSQQSPDAPAAAEVTEEEKQSFTQALSDIQVIEEKSKVEQEKVIQSQGLEPERFMEILISLRQDPSLQTKVQQMIPN
- a CDS encoding response regulator transcription factor; the encoded protein is MKLLVVEDDERIAEALAEDLTEQNYAVEVAYDGEAGWGLLQAFTYDLVLLDVMLPKMDGIELCQRLRAHGQSMPVLMLTARDTITDKVLGLDAGADDYVIKPCALEELSARIRALLRRGSTTAPPVLEWADLQLDPNTCEVTYQEQSLSLTPKEYSLLELFLRNQRRVFSRAQILEHLWAFEVLPEEDTVKAHIKGLRHKLKSAGASPDLIETVYGFGYRLKQDP
- a CDS encoding sensor histidine kinase, encoding MASILAVFGAGVYSFFSRRFYRQIDQQLTLLAQAAAPSLSDIERSGSQYLDRVPEVPWRNIFNRDYQSLEWFSASGELLASKGKISSSLPPRLKSQDLTILSERPLKVRMYTISVHSDTDTVNEPLLRGYIRASQSTEEVKNAQKRLVWGLGMGGGVALCFVGVGGLWLTERALQPIEQSFRRLKQFTADASHELRSPLTVIKTSAEVMLNHPERVHPKDARKLAAIVEATGQINHLVEDLLFLARTDAVATCSSVQDWMPVQLDQVLREQTVCLEESAQAKGITLQSQNLIPMLVVGDAHQLRRLFSNLLRNALQYTPGGGTVTLSVARQNQTAIVMVEDTGVGIDRDHFSLIFDRFWRAESARTSRKGGMGLGLAIAKSIANVHQGKITLTSKVGVGSCFRVHLPAVQFPRRRLLNQATAVETCEKASNS
- a CDS encoding ABC transporter permease, whose translation is MTLNLDLPVKHQSKSSFLIEIWLDSLTIFWGEWLDLRVRVKQIVASGMVSPLIYILAFGLGLGNSLPKPAVGDNYLEFILPGMIALSSMTICFAGTTFSICGDRLFSKTFEELLLLPIHPLSLYLGKVMAGVARGLLTSSSVIVIAILFTGKILSFLNPLFLALLVLNCAVFAGLGVLAGLSVQSIESVGLYNNFLIVPMSFLGGTFFDPTSLPPVFKVLVYALPLTYTSMGLRAAAYQPIADFPWSTLPILLLMALILAGIGGYQFSHQQD
- a CDS encoding response regulator transcription factor, producing the protein MSALHILITEANPHLRSLLGWHLQQAKYVISLASSLQQAQDIFSQQQPEAVIIDSDLPDGHGLEFCQWLQRQPSTLVLMLSAQDSEADIVAGLKAGADDYMTKPFGMQEFMARVEALTRRNQASLPSQLRFGDLKIDLVQRQVHYTQDLIDLTPQEFSLLYVLVQAGGAALSRVELLQRAWPENIDNPRTVDTHILSLRKKIENTPQRPQLIQTVRNVGYRMNMEDLVSQGNRPTISPPEIQEPSSQTIQSSEAHSSVYRGRAGSHSVSIGQPAKVSNG